A DNA window from Paenibacillus andongensis contains the following coding sequences:
- a CDS encoding DUF5662 family protein translates to MMKAYWSYFLYIMNHKINVLIECWKEGLYIQGVIHDFSKFSPAEFFPYAKKFYSGKPLDLDEELNWKYAWLRHQRKNKHHWEYWVINPNTKEALPMPKKYVIEMVCDWRSFSRKWGKKVKESTLNLTDSIVVHPDTKRELELITSPQRTNRPLN, encoded by the coding sequence ATGATGAAAGCTTATTGGAGTTATTTCTTATATATCATGAATCACAAAATCAACGTTTTGATTGAATGTTGGAAGGAAGGCTTGTACATTCAGGGAGTTATTCATGATTTTTCGAAATTTTCACCGGCTGAGTTTTTTCCCTATGCAAAGAAATTTTATTCCGGAAAACCTTTGGATTTGGATGAGGAACTGAATTGGAAATATGCTTGGCTTCGTCACCAGCGAAAGAATAAGCACCATTGGGAATATTGGGTTATTAACCCCAACACAAAAGAGGCATTGCCCATGCCAAAGAAGTATGTAATTGAAATGGTATGTGACTGGCGTTCCTTTTCAAGGAAATGGGGAAAAAAAGTAAAAGAGTCTACTCTTAACCTTACAGATAGCATAGTAGTCCATCCGGATACAAAAAGAGAGCTTGAGCTTATAACATCCCCTCAACGAACTAATAGACCGTTGAATTAA
- a CDS encoding suppressor of fused domain protein, producing the protein MKNVELFLDHIEEVFGDNYQIKRIETKDGGTPVHLFIYRDLPETGLMTFITYGLSEVDHYEWINGKPELILTVETSDLSWGYAIAGLVAERRGVKRFSYGDLFTSDEPISGDSEMTGFFVFSPSGLDKESQKIVTEGKPIFLAGMYPIYREEVQLYNQIGLKEFWFTEGFELYNPRRKNLASNIQTN; encoded by the coding sequence ATGAAAAACGTTGAACTTTTTCTGGATCACATTGAAGAGGTTTTTGGTGACAATTATCAAATAAAGAGAATCGAAACAAAAGATGGCGGTACTCCTGTGCATTTATTCATATATCGGGATTTACCTGAAACTGGTTTGATGACTTTTATTACCTATGGACTCTCAGAAGTTGACCATTATGAATGGATAAATGGAAAACCTGAATTAATTCTAACTGTGGAAACCAGTGATCTTTCCTGGGGTTATGCAATAGCCGGCTTAGTCGCTGAACGAAGAGGAGTAAAGAGATTTTCATACGGGGATCTATTTACTTCAGATGAGCCGATAAGTGGTGATTCAGAAATGACTGGTTTCTTTGTGTTTTCTCCTTCCGGACTTGATAAGGAATCACAGAAAATAGTTACAGAAGGCAAACCGATTTTCTTAGCAGGAATGTATCCAATCTATCGAGAAGAAGTTCAACTATATAACCAAATTGGTCTTAAGGAATTCTGGTTCACGGAAGGTTTTGAATTATACAACCCAAGGAGAAAAAATTTAGCGTCGAATATTCAAACAAACTAG
- a CDS encoding LLM class flavin-dependent oxidoreductase, which produces MKFALFSLMMNIPNAVSGETLTTHQKFENVLKQAVLAEELGFDAYGVGERHGAPFISSSPPVVLTAIAARTSRIRLLTTVTVLSVLDPVRVAEDYATLDHLSGGRIELIIGKGNDPRHYPLFGITEEEQWESLAERYALLKRLWNEENVTWQGRYRSPLDNVTIQPRPFQHAIPVWHGSASSTLSTELAAKYGEPIFSSNTFHPQAKYKALIDHYRERLAFYGHDPQHAVVGSGFGSLYLANTTEEAIGRFRPYYNAFHATAASQVNNSPFKDLEDNVKNGPVLIGSPDQVIEKILNYYEAYGHQVVSISVDGLTETEQREQMERFATEVAPVLRREIPSTVWNHSPVGLTV; this is translated from the coding sequence TTGAAATTTGCTTTATTTAGCCTAATGATGAATATACCGAATGCTGTAAGCGGGGAAACGTTGACAACCCATCAGAAGTTTGAGAACGTGCTCAAACAGGCCGTCCTTGCCGAAGAACTCGGTTTTGATGCCTATGGTGTGGGGGAACGGCATGGCGCACCGTTTATCTCATCTTCGCCACCGGTAGTTTTGACCGCAATTGCTGCGAGAACCTCTCGCATTCGCTTGCTTACAACGGTTACCGTCCTAAGCGTACTCGATCCTGTGCGGGTTGCTGAGGACTATGCTACACTCGATCATCTCTCAGGAGGGAGAATTGAATTGATCATTGGTAAAGGTAACGACCCCAGGCACTACCCTCTATTCGGAATTACAGAAGAAGAACAGTGGGAATCTCTTGCGGAACGTTATGCACTCCTGAAGCGTTTGTGGAATGAAGAGAATGTAACCTGGCAGGGGCGCTACAGATCGCCATTGGACAATGTGACTATACAGCCAAGACCCTTTCAGCATGCTATCCCCGTATGGCATGGCAGTGCATCAAGTACATTGTCAACGGAGTTGGCTGCGAAATATGGTGAACCGATTTTCTCCTCGAATACGTTCCATCCACAAGCTAAATACAAAGCGTTAATCGATCATTATCGTGAGCGATTAGCATTTTATGGCCATGATCCGCAACATGCCGTTGTAGGCTCAGGATTTGGAAGCTTGTATTTGGCTAACACCACGGAAGAAGCGATTGGGCGCTTTCGTCCCTATTACAATGCGTTCCATGCAACGGCGGCCTCTCAGGTCAACAATTCGCCTTTCAAAGATCTGGAGGACAATGTGAAGAATGGGCCAGTCCTGATTGGCAGTCCAGATCAAGTGATCGAGAAGATCCTGAATTATTATGAAGCCTACGGGCATCAAGTGGTCAGTATCAGTGTAGATGGCTTGACCGAAACTGAGCAGCGCGAACAGATGGAGCGATTTGCCACCGAGGTTGCACCTGTTTTGCGACGAGAGATTCCAAGTACAGTATGGAACCATTCACCGGTGGGATTAACGGTATGA
- a CDS encoding thioredoxin family protein gives MTEQEIAYFDGLTERVDVLVLAHDWCGDVVANLPLLGKIEQVTGKLKLHILPRDPDNQDIAAAYLHADGRNHIPTYVFFNGAGEELGFFSERPDQITYLNRDWIDEFWESHPEWEGEGKALAEVDEDVRKALFDYLKEQRPQARELEKTAIIQIIRSILG, from the coding sequence TTGACCGAACAGGAAATAGCTTATTTTGACGGGCTTACCGAACGCGTGGATGTTCTAGTACTTGCGCATGACTGGTGTGGGGATGTGGTAGCGAATTTACCGCTACTTGGCAAAATCGAACAAGTGACGGGTAAATTGAAACTGCATATTTTACCACGAGACCCAGACAATCAAGATATTGCTGCCGCTTACCTGCACGCAGATGGGCGCAATCATATTCCAACCTATGTGTTTTTTAACGGAGCGGGCGAGGAATTAGGGTTTTTCTCTGAACGTCCGGACCAAATTACGTATTTAAACCGCGATTGGATCGATGAGTTTTGGGAATCCCATCCCGAATGGGAAGGCGAAGGAAAAGCACTTGCCGAGGTCGATGAAGACGTGAGGAAAGCGTTATTTGATTATTTAAAGGAACAGCGCCCTCAAGCGCGTGAGTTGGAAAAGACGGCCATCATCCAAATCATCCGCTCCATACTAGGCTAG
- a CDS encoding MFS transporter, translating into MERYWKRNLHILWLGLFISHIAYTLSVPFFPIFLKNDLGIQNRLEMWSGISISISFLISGLCAPFWGSLADKFGKKPMLIRSGIGLALAHFANYFVYDLFTFILVRIFQGLMAGFGPASIALVGTNTPVKHVGYALGVISTSTAAGGIIGPLVGGVLSHWMGLRVCFVASGLITLISALIVLVGVKEVHKRLDEARISVFKDLKHAARNTKLMGIFGLTLLVSTSVMIMEPLLTLYVVQIGGSVDKATLSSGIVFSAVGVATVIMGPRWGIIGGRIGYEKVLFIGLIGGGIGNLLQLGVHHLIGFGILRFSYGLFFAAVFPALNALIVKYTEADFRGRAVSLNQSSSQFGIVVGPLLGGFMGGWLGIQFVFLLTGVTLLGAAWKRKVGYAKHTDQKLLG; encoded by the coding sequence ATGGAACGCTATTGGAAACGCAATCTGCATATTTTATGGCTGGGTTTATTTATTAGCCATATCGCATATACCCTATCTGTACCGTTTTTTCCAATTTTCTTGAAAAATGATCTGGGTATTCAGAATAGGCTTGAAATGTGGTCAGGTATTTCCATTTCCATTAGCTTTCTAATTAGTGGGTTGTGTGCGCCATTTTGGGGGTCGCTAGCCGATAAATTTGGGAAGAAACCTATGTTAATTCGTTCAGGTATTGGCTTAGCTTTGGCTCATTTCGCCAATTATTTTGTTTATGATCTATTCACTTTCATTCTTGTGCGGATTTTTCAAGGACTTATGGCAGGCTTTGGTCCTGCTTCCATCGCTTTGGTTGGCACGAATACACCGGTGAAGCACGTCGGATACGCGCTGGGTGTGATTTCAACATCAACGGCAGCCGGAGGAATTATTGGTCCGCTTGTCGGAGGTGTACTGAGTCATTGGATGGGACTGCGAGTGTGCTTCGTTGCCTCGGGCCTTATTACGTTAATTTCTGCTCTTATCGTACTTGTAGGCGTGAAAGAAGTTCATAAGCGACTAGATGAAGCTCGTATAAGTGTCTTCAAGGATCTTAAACATGCGGCTCGTAACACCAAACTGATGGGGATATTTGGGCTAACTTTACTAGTTTCTACTTCAGTTATGATTATGGAGCCGCTGCTGACACTTTATGTCGTGCAAATCGGCGGAAGTGTAGATAAAGCGACTCTGAGCTCGGGAATTGTTTTCTCAGCTGTGGGTGTAGCCACGGTCATTATGGGTCCTCGGTGGGGGATCATCGGCGGGCGAATCGGTTATGAGAAGGTATTGTTCATTGGGTTGATAGGCGGTGGTATTGGCAATCTGCTGCAGCTCGGCGTTCATCATCTTATTGGCTTTGGCATTCTTCGTTTCAGTTATGGTTTGTTTTTTGCTGCTGTTTTTCCGGCTCTAAATGCGCTTATCGTCAAATATACAGAAGCGGATTTCCGCGGAAGAGCTGTGAGCTTAAACCAATCGTCAAGTCAATTCGGTATTGTCGTTGGCCCCTTACTAGGTGGGTTCATGGGGGGCTGGCTTGGCATTCAATTCGTATTCCTCCTGACAGGAGTAACTCTGCTTGGAGCTGCATGGAAGAGGAAGGTGGGCTATGCTAAGCATACGGACCAGAAGTTGCTCGGATGA
- a CDS encoding LysR family transcriptional regulator, whose protein sequence is MNIENIEAFVYVIHYNSFNKAADALFLSQPSVTARIQSLERDLNTLLFEREGRNFTLTDKGKQFLPFAGQILQSYKKGKQQLQHVNKDYNELRVGCTVSVSNYIIPEILPWIKNKYAHLQIKLTTAPTEVILEMLLNKEIDIGFVRNVTHPHVDILGFYEDPIRLFVHPSHPFVKKKPLTIQDVSRESLVFFECGSLDWVKIHRLFATLDHPPQIEYHIDNLETAKKLVAKGLGISFLPELCVRQEVKEGRLVPIDIQALGGLSLRTILITLKESLDFSDLFLDALQEFDWKKTAR, encoded by the coding sequence ATGAATATTGAAAATATCGAAGCTTTCGTCTATGTCATTCATTATAACAGTTTCAACAAGGCAGCGGATGCTTTGTTCTTGTCACAGCCTTCCGTTACAGCCCGAATTCAATCGTTGGAACGTGATTTGAACACCTTACTATTCGAGAGAGAAGGTAGAAATTTCACATTGACAGATAAAGGAAAGCAGTTTCTTCCCTTTGCGGGGCAAATACTCCAAAGCTATAAGAAGGGGAAGCAACAGCTTCAACATGTCAATAAGGATTACAATGAGCTCAGAGTCGGTTGTACCGTATCTGTTTCCAATTATATAATCCCCGAAATTCTTCCGTGGATTAAAAACAAATATGCTCATCTTCAAATCAAATTAACAACGGCTCCAACAGAGGTCATTCTGGAAATGCTTCTGAATAAAGAAATCGATATCGGTTTTGTCCGAAATGTAACTCATCCACATGTAGACATATTGGGTTTCTACGAGGATCCTATTCGCCTTTTCGTCCATCCTAGCCATCCTTTTGTGAAAAAGAAACCTTTGACTATTCAAGATGTAAGTCGCGAATCACTAGTCTTTTTTGAGTGCGGATCACTGGATTGGGTGAAGATCCATCGACTTTTTGCAACGTTGGATCATCCTCCACAAATCGAATACCACATTGATAATTTGGAAACAGCCAAGAAGCTTGTGGCCAAAGGCCTGGGGATTTCCTTTCTACCGGAACTGTGTGTTCGTCAAGAAGTGAAAGAGGGACGTCTTGTACCTATTGATATTCAGGCATTGGGAGGTCTCTCTTTACGTACCATTCTTATTACATTGAAAGAATCCCTCGATTTTTCCGACTTGTTTCTGGATGCGTTGCAAGAATTCGATTGGAAAAAAACGGCTAGATAG
- a CDS encoding LLM class flavin-dependent oxidoreductase has protein sequence MPKQKQLKLGAIIHGVGGNMSSWKHPDAIVDASVNFKYYKEQAQKAEAGKFDLLFIADGLFINEKSIPHFLNRFEPITILSALASVTSKIGLVGTLSTSYSEPFTVSRQFSSLDHISDGRAGWNVVTSPLEGSALNYNKKLEEHPDHPKRYRIASEYLQVSKGLWDSWEDDAFTRDKVSGVFFDPDKLHRLDHKGEFFSVQGPLNIGRSKQGRPVIFQAGSSEDGKNLAAKEADAIFTGQPTVEDAKRFYEDVKSRATNFGRNPDEIVVMPGIGPIIGVTEEEAERKYQEVANLVTIGEALAYLGRFFEHHDFTQYDLDAPFPELGELGKNSFQSTTDRIKQNAQEQGLTLRQVALQSATPRPLFIGTPTQVADRIQEWYESGAADGFIVGSGVPNGLSDFVDLVIPILQERGIYRTEYESDTLRGNLGLPFPTNRYVKETVSN, from the coding sequence ATGCCGAAACAAAAACAACTAAAACTTGGGGCTATCATTCATGGAGTTGGTGGCAATATGTCGTCTTGGAAACATCCAGATGCGATTGTGGATGCCAGTGTGAATTTCAAGTACTACAAAGAGCAAGCACAGAAAGCAGAAGCTGGTAAATTCGACTTACTATTTATCGCAGATGGACTATTCATCAATGAGAAGTCGATTCCCCATTTCTTGAATCGGTTTGAGCCGATTACGATCTTATCCGCACTGGCTTCCGTAACTTCCAAGATCGGTCTGGTAGGTACGCTATCTACGTCTTACAGTGAACCGTTCACGGTGTCGAGACAATTCTCTTCACTCGATCATATCAGTGATGGCAGAGCAGGTTGGAATGTGGTTACTTCCCCGCTGGAGGGCTCGGCGCTGAACTACAATAAGAAGCTGGAGGAACATCCGGATCATCCTAAGCGCTATCGAATTGCATCTGAATATCTACAGGTGTCCAAAGGATTATGGGATTCATGGGAAGATGATGCTTTCACGAGAGATAAAGTATCGGGGGTATTCTTCGATCCGGATAAACTCCACCGATTAGATCATAAGGGTGAATTTTTCTCCGTGCAGGGACCACTTAATATTGGTAGATCGAAGCAAGGCAGACCGGTGATTTTCCAAGCGGGATCATCGGAGGATGGGAAAAATTTAGCCGCCAAGGAGGCTGATGCGATCTTTACAGGTCAACCGACGGTGGAGGATGCGAAACGCTTTTATGAAGATGTGAAAAGTAGAGCCACTAATTTTGGTAGAAATCCCGATGAGATAGTCGTCATGCCTGGAATTGGACCAATCATTGGCGTTACAGAAGAAGAAGCGGAGCGTAAATACCAGGAAGTAGCCAACTTGGTGACGATTGGGGAAGCACTAGCGTATCTGGGACGTTTCTTCGAACACCATGATTTTACACAATATGACCTGGATGCCCCTTTCCCAGAGTTAGGTGAGTTGGGTAAAAACAGCTTCCAAAGCACGACGGATCGCATTAAACAAAATGCGCAGGAACAAGGGCTAACCCTTCGTCAAGTTGCCCTGCAATCCGCAACACCAAGACCTTTATTTATAGGTACCCCAACACAAGTTGCAGATCGCATACAAGAATGGTACGAGAGCGGCGCAGCAGACGGATTTATAGTTGGATCAGGCGTTCCGAATGGTTTGAGCGATTTTGTAGATCTGGTCATTCCTATTCTACAGGAACGTGGGATTTATCGAACTGAATATGAGTCGGATACGCTTAGAGGGAATTTGGGGCTTCCTTTTCCAACAAATCGCTATGTGAAAGAGACTGTAAGTAACTAA
- a CDS encoding ABC transporter substrate-binding protein: MNRSKKWIKFSALSLAIVLVLTGCGSTNDGSSDASQSATPKQEGKQTAVVGGELTYALATSPDSLDPHRSGLAVAVRVLRTIYDSLVVQLPDGSIKPWLATEWTVSPDGLSYTFKLRKDVKFQDGTPFNAEAVKYNYDRILDPATKAANSVALLKPYKSAEVVDEFTIKINLETPSRAFLGNLSQALLGIVSPTAAKKYGDQFGKNPVGSGPFSFVKWEENASIQVKRSPDYNWAPEIVENKGKSYLDQITFSIVPEEATRIGSVQSKQVLAGETIPPQNIVSLKSDSSIQVHQVNTNGLPYTLFINQRKAPWGEVKARQALQSAIDVDAIVKTLYLGTYPRAWSPLSPGVFGYDASLENGIKPDLAKANKLLDELGWLKGADGIRVKEDKKLTLHYVDGSPNREKRNDIAVIIQQQLKQVGIVVEVEITKDTANVIFTKGDYDIYGNSQVNSDPNALYAFYHTSDPKARPSLPGLADPQVDKWLEQGAIEPDDKKRAELYKQVQKSIIDNAVIIPIYVFPYTVAASKTVKGLKFDSLGYPIFNDTFIQK; this comes from the coding sequence ATGAATAGATCAAAGAAATGGATCAAGTTTAGTGCGTTATCGTTAGCCATTGTCCTCGTGTTAACAGGCTGTGGTTCAACAAACGATGGCAGTTCGGATGCCTCGCAATCAGCAACGCCGAAGCAAGAGGGCAAACAAACGGCGGTAGTTGGCGGAGAGCTTACTTATGCGCTGGCAACTTCCCCTGACTCCCTAGATCCGCATCGCAGCGGGCTTGCCGTAGCAGTGAGGGTGCTTCGAACCATCTATGATAGTTTGGTTGTTCAATTACCTGATGGTTCGATTAAACCGTGGCTAGCCACCGAATGGACGGTTTCTCCTGATGGTCTTAGTTACACGTTCAAATTACGTAAAGACGTAAAGTTCCAAGATGGGACGCCATTTAATGCAGAAGCTGTGAAATACAATTATGATCGCATTCTCGATCCGGCAACGAAAGCAGCCAATTCAGTAGCTTTACTTAAACCCTATAAATCTGCGGAAGTCGTTGATGAGTTCACGATAAAAATCAATCTCGAGACACCATCTAGAGCATTTCTAGGTAACCTAAGTCAAGCGTTACTTGGGATTGTTTCACCAACAGCGGCCAAGAAATATGGGGATCAATTTGGTAAAAATCCGGTTGGTTCAGGTCCATTCTCATTTGTGAAATGGGAAGAGAATGCTTCCATTCAAGTTAAACGTAGTCCTGATTATAACTGGGCGCCGGAAATTGTGGAGAATAAAGGGAAGTCTTATTTGGACCAAATTACATTTAGTATTGTTCCTGAAGAAGCGACTCGAATCGGAAGTGTTCAAAGTAAGCAAGTTCTTGCTGGTGAGACGATTCCCCCGCAAAATATTGTTTCGTTGAAGTCAGATTCCAGTATCCAAGTTCACCAAGTGAATACCAATGGATTGCCCTATACGTTATTTATTAATCAACGAAAAGCGCCTTGGGGTGAGGTGAAGGCCAGACAAGCGCTTCAATCAGCGATTGATGTGGATGCGATTGTCAAAACACTTTATTTAGGGACTTATCCACGTGCCTGGTCACCCTTATCACCTGGTGTTTTCGGTTATGATGCCTCATTAGAAAATGGGATTAAACCTGATCTTGCTAAAGCGAACAAATTATTGGACGAACTCGGTTGGCTCAAAGGCGCAGATGGCATTCGTGTAAAAGAAGACAAGAAGCTTACTTTGCATTATGTAGATGGATCACCTAACCGTGAGAAACGAAATGATATTGCCGTCATTATTCAGCAGCAATTGAAGCAAGTGGGGATTGTTGTTGAAGTCGAAATTACGAAGGATACAGCCAATGTTATTTTTACTAAAGGTGACTATGATATCTATGGGAACAGCCAGGTGAACTCGGATCCCAATGCGCTCTACGCCTTCTATCACACAAGCGATCCGAAAGCTAGACCAAGTCTTCCAGGCCTTGCAGATCCACAAGTGGATAAGTGGCTGGAACAAGGGGCTATCGAGCCTGATGATAAGAAACGTGCGGAACTGTACAAACAAGTACAGAAATCCATTATCGATAATGCAGTCATCATTCCTATTTATGTGTTCCCTTATACAGTTGCGGCATCGAAGACTGTTAAAGGTTTAAAATTTGATTCGCTCGGATACCCGATCTTTAATGATACGTTTATTCAAAAATAA
- a CDS encoding ABC transporter permease: MNRILTERLVVSLLVILGSLILVFCILYVLPGDPVLSMVDPSSTTPEAIANLRQQLGLNEPFYVQFGHYFMAMIQGDFGKSLLNSEPVLPKILKHLPATLALTLASTLISTIIGVGLGVLSAVHRNRWIDVLARIVGLFGISMPTFWSGILLILIFSVSLGWFPAMGSKGLITLVLPSLTLGFVGAGFIVRMVRNSMLEVINEHFIVTLRAKGLSERLVMYRHALRNALIPAVTIIGIHIGDLMAGTVVIETVFSRQGIGRILADAIMSKDLPVVQGVVFFSAIIYVIVNLLVDISYVFIDPRVRRTQ; this comes from the coding sequence ATGAACAGGATATTAACGGAACGGCTTGTAGTTTCATTGCTGGTCATTCTTGGTTCCTTAATCCTTGTCTTTTGTATTTTGTATGTGCTACCGGGAGATCCTGTGCTTTCTATGGTGGATCCTTCCTCCACGACACCAGAGGCGATTGCAAATTTAAGACAACAGCTCGGACTGAATGAACCCTTCTATGTCCAATTTGGGCACTATTTTATGGCTATGATCCAAGGAGATTTCGGTAAATCATTACTAAACAGTGAACCTGTGTTGCCCAAAATTCTTAAGCATCTCCCAGCAACCTTGGCACTCACTTTAGCTAGTACGCTCATATCTACGATCATTGGTGTAGGGCTTGGTGTTCTTTCGGCCGTACATCGCAATCGATGGATCGATGTGTTAGCTCGAATAGTCGGGTTGTTCGGTATATCAATGCCGACGTTCTGGTCCGGAATTCTGTTAATTCTCATTTTTTCCGTATCTTTAGGCTGGTTCCCAGCAATGGGGTCAAAGGGGCTCATTACACTTGTCCTTCCTTCACTTACACTTGGATTTGTGGGAGCTGGATTTATCGTTCGGATGGTACGTAACTCGATGTTGGAAGTCATCAATGAGCATTTCATCGTGACACTACGCGCGAAAGGACTATCTGAACGATTAGTAATGTACCGACATGCGCTTCGCAACGCTTTAATTCCCGCGGTCACCATCATTGGCATTCATATCGGAGATTTGATGGCGGGTACCGTTGTGATCGAAACCGTCTTCTCGAGACAAGGGATTGGCCGAATTCTCGCAGACGCCATCATGTCCAAAGACTTGCCTGTTGTTCAAGGTGTGGTATTTTTCTCAGCCATCATTTACGTCATCGTAAATTTGCTAGTCGATATTTCTTATGTATTCATAGATCCACGGGTTCGTCGAACACAATAA
- a CDS encoding ABC transporter permease: MKDVLSTRTIWLRHKWHLRITKIPRSFNASEILVYLAAIVALFIIGCALFPQWIAPYTPTAMLADQIMHAPSKAHLFGTDYFGRDVFSLVVYGSRDSLIIGFSSVLAGGIIGGSIGALSGYIGGVIDTIFMRIIDVLMTIPGILLALAIAAALGPHLFNLIFAVAAASIPQYARVMRGQILSIKNRSFITASRSIGASKFRIFFRHVLTNAWSPLLVMSTIGLGASILVGAGLSFLGLGVLKEIPDWGSLLSQGRGYLTMAWWICTFPGLAITLFVISVNLIGDKLRDSLDPKQRRA; this comes from the coding sequence ATGAAAGATGTTCTTTCTACAAGAACTATTTGGCTGAGACATAAGTGGCATCTTCGAATCACAAAGATACCCAGATCATTTAATGCTTCAGAAATTCTGGTTTATCTAGCAGCGATCGTGGCCTTGTTTATTATCGGATGTGCGCTTTTTCCGCAATGGATTGCTCCGTACACCCCTACAGCGATGCTCGCTGATCAAATCATGCATGCGCCAAGCAAAGCTCATTTGTTTGGAACGGACTATTTTGGCAGAGATGTATTCAGTCTTGTCGTATATGGCAGTCGTGATTCCCTGATTATTGGTTTCTCCTCTGTACTCGCAGGAGGCATCATTGGAGGAAGTATCGGTGCGCTATCTGGATACATCGGCGGCGTGATTGACACGATCTTCATGAGGATTATCGATGTGTTGATGACGATTCCTGGCATTCTATTAGCTCTAGCCATAGCTGCTGCTCTTGGCCCTCATTTATTTAATCTGATCTTTGCTGTTGCAGCAGCGTCCATTCCGCAATATGCCAGGGTCATGCGAGGTCAGATTCTGAGCATAAAGAATCGCTCTTTCATTACCGCCTCTCGGTCTATAGGCGCGTCTAAATTCCGTATATTTTTTCGCCATGTTCTAACGAATGCTTGGTCGCCACTCTTGGTCATGTCCACGATCGGTTTAGGTGCATCCATTCTGGTCGGTGCTGGGCTAAGTTTCCTTGGCTTGGGCGTACTCAAAGAGATTCCCGATTGGGGATCGCTCCTCTCACAAGGACGAGGTTACCTTACAATGGCTTGGTGGATATGTACATTTCCAGGCCTCGCGATCACGTTATTCGTCATATCCGTTAATTTAATCGGTGATAAACTACGTGACTCCTTAGATCCAAAGCAGAGAAGGGCATAG